The genomic stretch AGGATCAATTTCATAGTGTTGAGGTGACCGGCGACAAATCAGCAGAGGTGCAACCTGTTGGCGTGCAGTCATTCACCACACGCCAAGGCGGTCGCTCCCGGGGAGGTCTCCATGGGAACGTCACGACACTGAAGGGTTCAGCAGGCCGGGGTGATTATATCGAGTCAGGGCAGGTTGATGGGGTAACTGACGGTTCACCGATTCTTTTAATCGGCGAAAGTGGAATCTTGGCGATAATCGAACGAAAGTGTGTTATCGCGAATTAGTATTTGTATTGATTTTTCAAATGTTGTTTGCGCGGGCTGTTGTCAACTATTAGATCTGATAGTTGTTGTGCTGGTTTTTATGGGTTAGGTTTTTATTGTGTTGTCCAGGAGTGATTAACTAACGTTTTAAGCAGGAGGTTGTCATGGATTTTTCAAGGGCGGAGAGCGGGCTGCCAGTTATTGATGGGAAAGATTTACAACCTATATCGGGAAGGTTACATGGCACTCTCAAGGTGCAAGGTGCAGAAGATATTGCTGTTACAGCAACGAGTTTGTATTTTTATTGGGTCAAGGAACCCCCTTATTTTTGGTTCTTCACGGATTACCGGGAAAGACGCTCTTGATCTTCATGAAAAAGAATTCGCTGTCCCGGTAACCGTACGCCATCCGCTTGATGACCTTTATTCGATTGTTTATTCCTTCCAACTGACCGGTGTGCATCGGCCAGCGAACCCGGCTGACGATGCCCCGCCAGTAACCCTTTAGCCGTTTGGCGAACTGGATCAGAGCTGGTATTTCGCTTTCGTGCGCATGGCGCAGCCATTGCTTCCAGGCCGATCGCCAATCCCAGGCAGTACTCGGGGTCCAGAGTGTTTTGAGTTCAGCCTTCATCAAGTAGACCGTCATCAACGCTTGGTTGGCCGCCAGTAGATCCTCCAGGCGGACCTGTTGTTCCGGCGTTTTCAAGTTCTGCGGATTGCGCAGCAACAGCCATCGCGCCTGCTTGATGACCTTGCGGGCAGGCTTGTCGTGACGCAACCGGTTAGCCTCGTCGACGCGGACCCGATCAATCACCTCTCGGCCATATTTGGCCACCACATGGAAGAGGTCGTAGACCACTCGCGCGTTGGGACAGTGCTGACGAACCTCCAGGTCAAAAGCGGTGTTCATGTCCATCGCCACCGCTTCGATTCGAGCACAACCCTCTGGCCCCAGTTCTTCGAAGAAAGGCCTGATCGCTGCTCGGCTGCGACCTTCACCGATCCACAGCACTCGTCGTGTATCCGCATCCAGCACCACGCTGGCGTAACGATGACCTTTGAACAGGGCGAACTCGTCCATCACCAGACGTCGCGGTTGCGCC from Pseudomonas sp. S04 encodes the following:
- a CDS encoding ISL3 family transposase, producing the protein MNTFLPFWEGFSVVTIKPDGDALQIDLIPHATRFPSCSGCQKPCSTTHEYCERTVRDLPILGRAVRLSVLLRRVGCRDCGKRMEAVSWLDRYARMTRRLAEAVIQACERLPTLHVAQLFGLHWDTVRLLERRALQAALSVLPKAQPRRLVMDEFALFKGHRYASVVLDADTRRVLWIGEGRSRAAIRPFFEELGPEGCARIEAVAMDMNTAFDLEVRQHCPNARVVYDLFHVVAKYGREVIDRVRVDEANRLRHDKPARKVIKQARWLLLRNPQNLKTPEQQVRLEDLLAANQALMTVYLMKAELKTLWTPSTAWDWRSAWKQWLRHAHESEIPALIQFAKRLKGYWRGIVSRVRWPMHTGQLEGINNRIKVIKRMAYGYRDSEFFFMKIKSVFPGNP